The proteins below come from a single Deltaproteobacteria bacterium genomic window:
- a CDS encoding sel1 repeat family protein produces MRAYLALLMAALVALACVPANPVAELERTAERQQQGFEAAFAESLKRAKAGDVESMSVVGQMYQTGQGTWVNHAEAQRWYRTAAEKGACGVGVPARCARRLRRR; encoded by the coding sequence ATGCGCGCCTACCTCGCGTTGTTAATGGCCGCGCTGGTCGCGCTCGCTTGCGTGCCGGCGAATCCGGTGGCGGAGCTGGAGCGGACGGCGGAGAGGCAGCAGCAGGGCTTCGAGGCGGCGTTCGCGGAGAGCCTGAAGCGCGCGAAGGCGGGCGATGTCGAGTCGATGTCGGTCGTCGGGCAGATGTATCAGACGGGCCAGGGGACCTGGGTGAATCACGCGGAGGCACAGCGCTGGTACCGCACGGCGGCGGAGAAGGGGGCATGCGGAGTCGGCGTACCGGCTCGGTGTGCTCGTCGACTTCGGCGTCGGTAG
- a CDS encoding sel1 repeat family protein produces MLVDFGVGSPASASDATRWLKVAADLGHKSAQRQLASMYAQGRGVAKDDAEASRLYLEAAKQGDVEAQSAIAQRLDGGVGVAADAAEALRWYRAAAEQSSVIDQYQVGFRHDMGIGTREDDYEALAWYRRAAEAGSADAQYAIGTLHAEAKGALRDPVEACRWLEIATRSGHPSARRALIVVETQLTQRDLDDCRKAVEAWVARKSPPKPATP; encoded by the coding sequence GTGCTCGTCGACTTCGGCGTCGGTAGTCCTGCGAGCGCGAGTGACGCCACGCGCTGGCTGAAGGTCGCGGCGGATCTCGGCCACAAGTCGGCGCAGCGTCAGCTAGCGAGCATGTATGCCCAGGGCCGCGGTGTCGCGAAAGACGACGCCGAGGCGTCGCGGCTTTACCTCGAGGCGGCGAAGCAGGGCGACGTCGAGGCGCAGTCGGCGATCGCGCAGCGGCTCGATGGCGGCGTTGGCGTCGCCGCGGACGCAGCCGAGGCGCTGCGCTGGTATCGCGCGGCCGCCGAGCAGAGCAGCGTGATCGACCAGTACCAAGTGGGCTTCCGCCACGACATGGGCATCGGAACGCGCGAGGACGACTACGAGGCGCTCGCCTGGTACCGGCGGGCGGCGGAGGCTGGCAGTGCGGACGCGCAGTACGCGATCGGCACGCTGCACGCGGAGGCGAAGGGTGCCCTGCGCGATCCCGTCGAGGCGTGCCGCTGGCTCGAGATCGCGACGCGCTCGGGTCATCCGAGCGCGCGGCGGGCGCTGATCGTCGTGGAGACGCAGCTCACGCAGCGCGATCTCGACGATTGCCGCAAGGCCGTCGAGGCCTGGGTGGCGCGCAAGTCGCCGCCGAAGCCTGCGACCCCATAG
- a CDS encoding fatty acid desaturase, giving the protein MSAAEMSSAQWQRVLTAYAEPETLRSAAQLAGNLAAFFALFVAMWQLADTSRWASLVLAIPAAGFALRLFSIQHDCGHGAFFHSRAANDWTGRALSVISLVPYAYWRSAHATHHATIGRLDKRGIGEIDVFTAREFSEMSWLGRLAYRVYRHPLGLLGVGPSWQFYLRFRLPFNLPEPAREARLSILGMNAALLALGLAIHATLGFGEFLWIYLPTMTLAAAAGVALFYVHHNFENGYWAEPPDWRHRDASLLGSSYLALPRLLEWFTGHTGIHHVHHLCPRIPNYRLRACIEAHPELAELNRLALGEAIRCFRLGLWDEVAGKLVSFRDVKALARARME; this is encoded by the coding sequence TTGAGCGCAGCAGAGATGTCGTCCGCGCAGTGGCAGCGCGTTCTCACCGCCTACGCCGAGCCCGAAACGTTGCGCAGCGCGGCGCAGCTCGCGGGCAACCTCGCGGCGTTCTTCGCGCTCTTCGTCGCGATGTGGCAGCTCGCGGACACGAGTCGTTGGGCGAGCCTCGTGCTCGCGATTCCGGCTGCGGGCTTCGCGCTGCGCCTGTTCTCGATCCAGCACGACTGCGGCCACGGCGCCTTCTTCCACTCGCGCGCCGCGAACGATTGGACCGGGCGCGCGCTCAGCGTGATCAGCCTCGTGCCCTACGCGTACTGGCGCAGCGCGCACGCGACGCACCACGCCACGATCGGCCGGCTCGACAAGCGCGGCATCGGCGAGATCGACGTGTTCACCGCGCGCGAGTTCAGCGAGATGTCGTGGCTCGGCCGACTCGCCTACCGCGTCTACCGGCATCCGCTCGGGTTGTTAGGCGTCGGGCCGTCGTGGCAGTTCTATCTGCGCTTCCGCCTGCCGTTCAATCTGCCCGAGCCCGCGCGCGAGGCGCGGCTGAGCATTCTCGGCATGAACGCGGCGCTGCTCGCGCTCGGGCTCGCGATTCACGCGACGCTCGGCTTCGGCGAATTCCTCTGGATCTACCTGCCCACCATGACGCTCGCCGCCGCCGCGGGCGTCGCGCTCTTCTACGTCCACCACAACTTCGAGAACGGTTATTGGGCCGAGCCGCCCGACTGGCGTCACCGCGATGCGAGCCTGCTCGGCTCGTCGTACCTCGCGCTGCCGCGCCTGCTCGAGTGGTTCACAGGGCACACCGGCATTCACCACGTCCACCACCTGTGTCCGCGCATTCCCAACTACCGGCTGCGGGCCTGCATCGAGGCGCATCCCGAGCTCGCCGAGCTGAACCGACTGGCGCTCGGCGAAGCGATTCGCTGTTTTCGGCTCGGTTTGTGGGACGAGGTGGCGGGGAAGCTGGTCTCGTTTCGCGACGTGAAGGCGCTCGCGAGAGCGCGAATGGAGTGA
- a CDS encoding ATP-binding protein, with translation MLRADDYEKLGSFYLGRVIGADGAPSDAPLLYDAKDLTTHGVCVGMTGSGKTGLCLALLEEAAIDGIPALAIDPKGDLGNLLLTFPQLRAEDFAPWIDPAEAARAGATPADYAKTVADRWRKGLADWGQAPERIGAFRSAADVAIYTPGSTAGRPLRLLRSFDAPPPALASDAEAVRERLQAAVASLLALLGVDADPIQSRESILLQNVVNAAWSKGENLDLASLIRAIQQPPFERVGVFDLESFYPAKERMALAMNLNNLLASPSFGAWLEGEPLDIARLLYTPEGKPRLSVLSIAHLSDGERMFFVTLLLSELIAWMRAQPGTQSLRALLYMDEIFGYFPPTANPPSKQPMLTLLKQARAYGVGVMLATQNPVDLDYKGLANTGTWFLGRLQTERDKLRVLEGLEGASTATGKAFDRGAMERVLAGLGNRKFLMHNVHDDAPTLFESRWALSYLRGPLTREQIRKLTAPSTPAPSAAPGVVTAAPSAPPAPAAEAPAARPTLPTGIEERFAAAPATGTGGALAYEPHLFATASAHYVNAAAKLDTWQSLALSSRLDEASADAPWEALTELPGKPALAAGPAPGASFAPLPALAERPASYARWAKMLESKLFQARPLTIYECRALKATSNPGESLGDFRARLRDKLHESRDLELEKLRQKWAPKLAQLQERLRRAEERAEREKDEYSSKKLETAVSMGASVLGALFGRKLASATNVGRAASVAKSVGRAARQKEDIARAEEGAEAIAAQLKELEAAFNAEVDALRTAGGVEALEISEITVAPRKGDLSVDGVALLWVPRA, from the coding sequence ATGCTGCGCGCAGACGACTACGAGAAGCTCGGCTCCTTCTACCTCGGCCGCGTGATCGGTGCGGACGGTGCGCCCAGCGACGCGCCGCTGCTCTACGACGCGAAGGACCTCACTACGCACGGCGTGTGCGTGGGCATGACGGGCAGCGGCAAGACCGGCCTCTGCCTCGCGCTGCTCGAAGAGGCCGCGATCGACGGCATCCCCGCGCTCGCGATCGACCCGAAGGGCGATCTCGGGAACCTGCTGCTCACGTTCCCGCAGCTGCGCGCGGAGGACTTCGCGCCGTGGATCGACCCCGCCGAGGCTGCGCGCGCGGGTGCGACGCCGGCGGACTACGCGAAGACCGTCGCCGATCGCTGGCGCAAAGGGCTCGCGGATTGGGGGCAGGCGCCCGAGCGCATCGGCGCGTTCCGCAGCGCCGCCGACGTCGCGATCTACACGCCCGGTTCCACCGCGGGCCGCCCGCTGCGCCTGCTCCGCTCGTTCGACGCGCCGCCGCCCGCGCTCGCGAGCGACGCCGAGGCCGTGCGCGAGCGCCTTCAGGCCGCGGTGGCGAGCTTGCTCGCGTTGCTCGGGGTCGACGCGGATCCGATTCAGAGCCGCGAGTCGATCCTGCTGCAGAACGTGGTGAACGCCGCGTGGTCGAAGGGCGAGAACCTCGACCTCGCGAGCCTGATTCGCGCGATTCAGCAGCCGCCGTTCGAGCGCGTCGGCGTGTTCGACCTCGAGTCGTTCTATCCCGCCAAAGAGCGCATGGCGCTCGCGATGAACCTCAACAACCTGCTCGCCTCGCCGAGCTTCGGCGCGTGGCTCGAGGGCGAGCCGCTCGACATCGCGCGCCTGCTCTACACGCCCGAGGGCAAGCCCCGCCTCAGCGTGCTCTCGATCGCGCACCTCAGCGACGGGGAGCGCATGTTCTTCGTCACGCTGCTGCTCTCCGAGCTGATCGCGTGGATGCGCGCACAGCCGGGCACGCAGTCGCTGCGCGCGCTGCTCTACATGGACGAGATCTTCGGCTACTTCCCGCCCACGGCGAATCCGCCGTCGAAGCAGCCGATGCTCACGCTGCTGAAGCAGGCGCGCGCCTACGGCGTGGGCGTGATGCTCGCGACGCAGAACCCCGTCGACCTCGACTACAAGGGCCTCGCCAACACCGGCACGTGGTTCCTCGGCCGCCTGCAGACGGAGCGCGACAAGCTGCGCGTGCTCGAAGGCCTCGAAGGCGCGAGCACCGCGACCGGCAAGGCGTTCGATCGCGGTGCGATGGAGCGAGTGCTCGCCGGCCTCGGCAATCGCAAGTTCCTGATGCACAACGTGCACGACGACGCGCCGACGCTGTTCGAGTCGCGCTGGGCGCTCTCGTACCTGCGCGGGCCGCTCACGCGCGAGCAGATCCGCAAGCTCACGGCGCCCAGCACACCCGCGCCGAGCGCCGCGCCCGGAGTTGTTACGGCCGCGCCGAGCGCGCCTCCGGCTCCTGCCGCGGAGGCGCCCGCAGCGCGCCCCACGTTGCCCACGGGCATCGAGGAGCGCTTCGCCGCAGCGCCGGCCACGGGCACGGGCGGCGCGCTCGCGTACGAGCCGCACCTGTTCGCCACCGCTAGCGCGCACTACGTGAACGCCGCCGCAAAGCTCGATACGTGGCAGAGCCTCGCGCTGAGCTCGCGCCTCGACGAAGCCAGCGCGGATGCGCCGTGGGAGGCGCTCACGGAGCTGCCCGGCAAGCCCGCGCTCGCAGCGGGGCCAGCGCCCGGCGCGTCGTTTGCGCCGCTGCCCGCGCTCGCCGAGCGGCCTGCGAGCTACGCGCGCTGGGCGAAGATGCTCGAGTCGAAGCTGTTCCAGGCGCGCCCGCTCACGATTTACGAGTGCAGAGCCCTGAAGGCGACATCGAACCCCGGCGAATCACTCGGGGACTTCCGTGCGCGACTGCGCGACAAGCTCCACGAGAGCCGCGACCTCGAGCTGGAGAAGCTGCGCCAGAAGTGGGCGCCGAAGCTCGCGCAGCTGCAGGAGCGCCTGCGCCGCGCCGAGGAGCGAGCCGAGCGCGAGAAGGACGAGTACTCGAGCAAGAAGCTCGAGACCGCGGTCTCGATGGGCGCGTCGGTGCTCGGCGCGCTGTTCGGGCGCAAGCTCGCAAGCGCCACGAACGTCGGGCGCGCCGCGAGCGTCGCGAAGAGCGTGGGCCGCGCCGCGCGCCAGAAGGAAGACATCGCGCGCGCGGAGGAGGGCGCCGAGGCGATCGCGGCGCAGCTGAAGGAGCTCGAAGCCGCGTTCAACGCCGAGGTCGACGCGCTCCGCACCGCGGGCGGCGTCGAGGCGCTCGAGATCAGCGAGATCACGGTCGCGCCGCGAAAGGGCGACCTCAGCGTGGATGGCGTCGCGTTGCTCTGGGTGCCGCGCGCTTAG